A stretch of DNA from Microbacterium croceum:
GGTGCCGCCCGGCACCGACAACCTCGCCACCGCCACGCAGTCGGTGAATGAGGCTCTCGCCGCGGTAGATCTGCCGGATGGTGCATCGGCCGAGGTCGGCGGTGTCGCCTCGCAGCAGGCCGATTCGTTCTCGCAGCTCGGACTCGCGATGCTGGCCGCGATCCTGATCGTCTACGTGGTGATGGTGGCGACCTTCAAGTCGCTGCGCCAGCCGCTGCTGCTGCTCGTCTCGGTGCCGTTCGCGGCGACCGGCGCGATCCTGCTGCAGATCGTCACGGGTGTGCCGCTCGGCGTGGCCTCACTGATCGGTGTGCTGATGCTCATCGGCATCGTGGTCACCAACGCGATCGTGCTCGTCGACCTCGTGAACCAGTACCGCGAGAAGGGGCTGTCGACCATCGAGGCGGTCAAGGCCGGTGGCGAGAAGCGTCTGCGTCCGATCCTGATGACGGCGCTGGCGACGATCTTCGCGCTCACCCCGATGGCACTCGGGATCACCGGCCACGGCGGGTTCATCTCGCAGCCGCTGGCCATCGTCGTGATCGGTGGTCTGATCTCGTCGACCGTGCTGACGCTGATCGTGCTGCCGACGCTCTACAACCTCGTCGAAGGTGCCAAGGAACGTCGTCAGGCGCGTAAGGCCGGGCGGTCCGATGACACTCCCGCGCCCGCACTCGCCGGTGCCGATGCGGCTGCCGCGGTCGCTGCCGTGCACGGCCCGCAGACGGAGGCGTCGGCGGACGGCTCGGCGGAGGCGCACCGGCTGACCCGCCGTGAGCTGCGCAAGCGCGGGGAGTAATCCGCGGTCGTACGTACCTCAGGATGATCCGGCCTCGCGCCTCCGCAGACACCTGTCTGCGGAGCGGCGGGGCCGGATCGTCCTGAGTTGCGAACGCGGGCGACCGGCCCGGGCCTGCTCAGTCCAGAGCGATGCCCCAGTGGAGCATCCAGCTCTCGTCCGGGGCGAGTCGGCGTACGCCGAGGCCGCTGTTGAAGGCGTCGGCGGGTGCCGTCATCGGCTCGATCGCGACCGCGAGCGACTGCCCGGGGTACAGGGGAGTCGTGTACACCTGCACGAAGTCGAAGCCCTCGCCCTGCCAGAGTGTGACGCGGCGGCCGTCCGGTGCGGTGAGCGAGTGACGCACCAGGCCGTCGGCGTCGCGGGTGAGGTCGGTGAAGCCGGTGTCGAGCGTGACGTCGCCGAGCCGTACCCCGTCGCGCAGACTCTGCGGTGCGGCGGCGGTGCCCGTCGGGAGCATCCGGTCGTCGGTCTCGAACTGCGTCGCGGCCGGCACGCGCAGCACCAGGTCGTGCGGGTCGACGTCGCCGATCGTGACGAACGGGTGGGTGCCGAGCGCGACCGGCGCCGACGTCTCGGATCGGTTGGTGAGGGTGTGCGTGACCTCGATGCCGTCGGCCGTCAGCACATACGACACCGCGGTCTCGATCAGGTAGGGGTAGCCGGTCTGCGGCACGATCGTCGCGCTCAGGGTGACGGCCGACTCCGTCTGCGCGATCTCGTACGCGGTGAAGCGCAGCAGGCCGTGGCTCGCGTTCGACAGCTTCGGCTCGGTGATCGCGAGCTGGCGCGGGGTGCCCTCGTCGTCCCAGCGACCGTCGCGCACGCGATTCGGCCAGGGGGCCAGCACCACGCCGGAGCATGCCGGAGTCGGCTGGGCGAGCGGATACGGGGGCACGAGGTCGACGCCGCCGATGCGGAGTGAGCGCAGCGACGCGCCGACCTGGGCGATCTGCGCGGTGACCTCGCCGAGCTGGAGGGCGATCTGGGTGCCGGTGGGGGATGCGGTACTCACTCCGTCATCGTAGGGCCCTCGGTGCGTTCACAACTCCTCAAGAGCCGGTGCCCTCGGCCTGAACCGGCCCCGGATCACGCCATCGAAGCGGATTCTTGAGGAGTTGTGAACCCTGCGCATCGGGCACTCTCTCAGCCGCGTCGGCTACAGTGGTCCGGTCGGCTTCGGACAGCCGCGCAGTGCGCGGACGTTTTCCTGTTGAAGTGTGAGTCCAGGGGCCGATGGTGAGCGTCCATCGACGCGCATGAACCATCACATGAATAGCCCCAGCTCCTCACCGACCGGCCCTTGAGCCGCTCCCCAGGTGCGCGCATGCGCGCGGCGCTGTTCTCGTGCGAGAACGAAAGACACATCCATGCCCAAGAGCAAGAAGCCCCAGGGTGGCCGTCCGGCCCGCAACTTCGAACCGCGCTACGGCGCGAACAAGACGTCGTTCCACGACCGTCACCACGGCGCACCTGCCCGTGACGGCGCGCGCCCCGAGCGCGGCGGACGGTCGGATGCCGGCGAGCGCCGCAGCGCGCCCGCAGCCGGTGGCTACGACCGCCGCCCCGGCAGCCGCAGCGCCGGACACCGCGGATACCGTCCGGCCGAGGCCGAGGGTGGCGCGCCCAAGCAGCGCTGGAGCGCGCAGGAGCGCGCAGGACGCGACGAGGCCCGCAGCATCCGCAACCGCGCGGAGTCCGGGCGCCGCGACGCCCCGCACCACCGCGACGAGCGTCCGCGTACCGGTGGAGGGTCGTACGACCGCGGCGCCCAGCGTCCCACCGGTCCCGGCACCTACCGCGACGACCGCGGCGGTCAGCGCTTCGGTCGCGACGAGCGGCCTTCGAGTGGCGGCGATCAGCGCCGTGGCTTCCGCGACGGCGACCACCGCTCCGGTGACAGCGCGCGTCGCGACGACCGCGGCGGTCAGCGCTTCGACCGCGACGCGCGTCCGCGTCGCGACGACCGCGGAGCCCAGGCCCGTGGCTACGGTGACCGCCCGAACCGTGGCGCCGAGCGTTCGGATCGGTCGTTCGACGCCGATCGCGCGCGCCGTTCCTTCGACCGCGACCGCACGCAGCGCTCGTTCGACGGTGGCCGGGACGAGCGCCCGCGCACCGGCGAGCGCAGCCGCCCTGCGACCGGCGGCGCCTACCGCACGGAGCGCGTGCGTCCGTTGACCTCGGACACCCGGGGCCGTCCGGCGCGCAACGAGCGTCCGAGCCGCAACGACTGGAACGCCGCCCCGAGTGCTCCGAGCCGCGGAGTGAAGTTCGAGCAGACCGAGGACGTCGTGCACGAGCGCCTCGAGGCGAAGTCCGTGCAGGCCGTCGAGGTCGCCGATGTGACCTTCGGTGACCTGGGCCTCGGCTCGAACATCGTAGAGACGCTCGCGGGTCTGGGCGCGGCGAAGCCGTTCGCGATCCAGGCGGCCAGCATCCCGGCCGTCCTCGAGGGCCGCGACGTCCTCGCCCGCGGCCGCACCGGCTCCGGTAAGACCATCGCCTTCGGTGCGCCCCTCGTCGAGCGCGTGCTGCAGTCGCAGGCGGGCAAGCGCCGCGAGTTCGGTCGCTCCCCGCGAGCGATCATCCTCGCGCCGACGCGTGAGCTCGCGCTGCAGATCGATCGCACGATCCAGCCGATCGCCCGCAGCGTCGGTCTGTTCACCACCCAGATCTACGGCGGCGTGCCGCAGGGACGCCAGGTGGGTGCGCTCAAGAAGGGCGTCGACATCGTGATCGGCACGCCCGGCCGCATCGAGGACCTGATCAATCAGGGCAAGCTCGACCTCTCGGACTGCCGCATCGCGGTGCTCGACGAGGCCGACCACATGTGCGAGCTCGGGTTCGTCGAGCCCGTGCAGCGCATCCTGCGCCACACGGCCGACGGCAGCCAGAAGCTGCTGTTCTCGGCGACGCTCGACCGTGAGGTCGCCGCTCTCGTCGACGAGTTCCTGGTGGATCCGGCGGTCTTCGAGGTCGCCGGTGAGGACCAGGGCTCCAGCACGATCGAGCACCGCGTGCTCGTGATCGAGCACCGCGACAAGGCCGACATCCTCACTTCGCTCGTCGACCGCGAGGGCAAGACACTGGTCTTCGCCCGCACGCGCGCCTACGCCGACATGCTCGCCGAGCAGTTCGACGATGCCGGCATCCCGGCGGTCTCGCTGCACGGTGACCTGAACCAGGCCAAGCGCACGCGCAACCTGGAGCGCCTCACCTCGGGACGGGTCAACGTGCTGGTCGCGACCGATGTCGCCGCCCGCGGCATCCACGTCGACGACATCGACCTGGTCGTGCAGGCCGACGCCCCGGACGAGTACAAGACGTACCTGCACCGCTCTGGTCGCACCGGCCGCGCCGGTCGCATGGGCCGCGTCGTGACGCTCATCACGCGCCAGCGCCAGCGCCGCATGACCGAGCTGCTCGACCGCGCCGAGATCGATGCGCCGTTCGAGAACGCTCGCGTGAACGACGACATCATCGAGGAGATCACCGGTCGCGTGCCGACCGCCGCGCAGCTCACGAGCTGAGCCGCCTTCCCCACTCAGGGCATCACACCCGAGAGGGCCCGGAACCTCGCGTTTCGGGCCCTTTCGGCGTCATGCCTCCTGAGTCGCGGACGAGGCGATGGGCATTTCTCCCCTGCGTCCTCGGCGGATTATCCACATAGTCTGGAGTAATGCGCAACAACCGGGGGATCGTTCGTGGTGTGGCACTGCTGCTCGGAGGGGTGATCGCGCTGACGGCGTTGGCCGGGTGCGCCAGGAAGTCCGAAGACCTCGAGGAGCAGGTCGCGAAGGACCCGGCCGTCTCGTCGATCGAGGAGACGGCCGACGGCGAGTACCAGGTGACGCTGGACGACTCGACGCCGCCCGATGACCTCGCCGATATCGCCGGACGGCTGAACGATCTCATCGAGTCCGTGACCGATGACGATGTCGTGCTGCGGCTGCGGGCCGGCGCCTGGCAGTGGACGCTCAGCGGTGATGCGGGTGAGCGAGCGGATCTCGCGCAAGCGGTGAGTGAACTCGTCGGAGTGGACGGCATCCTGCAGGGCAGGGTCTGGTCCTCCGAGGATGCGCTCGGCATCGAGGCGGTCGCGGAAGCGGGTGTGGAGCCGGTGTCCGTGGTCATGCCGCTGGCGGATGCGGCTGCCGCGGGACCTCTGACGGGTGGACTGCAGCTCAAGGTCTCGGATGTACACGAACGGTCGACCGTGGAGACGAGGAATCCCGAAAAAGTGAAGCCCGCGCTCGAGGCTGTCGTCGAGGTGGCGGCGCTCGCCCCGATTCAGAGGTACACGCTCGACGATGAGTCGCTGTCGCTGCGCATGCGTTCCGTCGAAGGGGCCGCCGCCGCAACACCGGTCGTCGATGCGCTGAATGCCGGTGACTCGGGGGTTGGGGTCAGCCTGATCAGCGGCATCATCAGTGCCCCCGCGGCGCAGCAGGACCTCGCTGCCCGTCTCAGCGCGATCCTCACCCCGATCGACGGTGTCATCGGGGCTTCGATCGATACGCATGGGCCCGCGGCGTTGCACCTGTCGGTGACCACGTCCGATGCCGAATCAGCGGCGACAGTGCAGCAGGCGCTCCTCGCGACACCCGACCTGCAGGCGTTCAACTCTCTCCAGCTGTTCGTGCTGAAGCAGGACGAACCCGGCACGTGGGCTACGGGTAAGACCATGAAGGAGAGGGGCTTCGTCGAGAACTTCGAGCGGGCGCTCTCACTCGCCGGCACGGAGGGCGTACGATCCGCCGCGATCGGTCCGCTCGAGCTCGACGTGGTGCTCGAGCACGGAGCCGATGCGGCGGCAGTGGCCCCGGCGATCAAAGCGGCGGCGCTGCGCGACCAGGAGGCCGAGATCTTCGGCTCGACGAGCTGGGGACCGGAGAAGGACCGCGCGCTCTACTCGTTCGACGTCACCGGCAAGCTGCACGTGGATCTGGTGAACGGGTACGGCGACGAGGGTGCCTTCGTCGAGGCCTGGAACGACGCGCCCGACCTCTGAGTGCGGACGGCGGTCGTGAGTGCGGCCGGCGGTCGCTGAGAGGTCAAGACACGCCGCAGCAGCTGCGTCAGCTGCGGCGTGTCTTGACCTCTCGCGGGGTACTACGACAGCTCGTGCTCGTGGATCGTCGTGGTCGAGGATGTGCCGTTCAGGTCGAGGAAGAGCACCTGCTCGGTCACGGTCAGCGTGAGCGTGTTGCGGCGCGCGATCAGCGGCACGGCGGCGTCGATGAACCCGGGGTCGAAGCTGTACACGCGGATCGCGTCGGAGCGGTGGATCTTCTTGCCCGCCCATGGCGCCATCACCTTGGCGGGGTCGCGGTGCGTGTAGACCACCGTGCGCTCGGCGAGGCGGCTGCCGTAGTGCAGGCGTTCGGCGTCGGGTGCGCCGACTTCGATCCAGGCCGTGATCTTCCCGGTGAGGTCGCGGACCAGCACCGCCGGGTCCTCGGTCGATGAGATGCCGTCGCCGAAGACGATCCCCTCGGTGTGCTCGAGTCCGAGTGCCAGGATGCGGGTGAGCATGTAGGCGTCGGTCTCGGACGGGTGGCGGGCGACACGCAGCGAGAAGTCGTCGTAGACCCCGCGATCCATGTCCGCCAGTTGAACGTCGAACGTGTGGATGGTGGAGCCGATAGCCATAACCGAGAAGCCTACGCGTCCGCGGAGGCGTGCCGGTGCGTCATCGTCGCTCGGCGGGCCGGGTCGATGCCTCGTCGCGGTCGCGGAGGAACACCATGCCGATCAGCACCAGGGAGGCGCCGAGCGCCGCGGCCCCGACGACTGCGATCGTGGTGCCACCGCCCTGGGGCAGGATGGTGCCGACGATCGTGGCGGCGAGACCACCGAGGAACAGCAGGGCGACGTATCCACGGAACATGCCTTCAACCTAACGGGTGCGCGCGTCGGATCAGAAGAGCATCGGCTGCGGTGCCGGGGCGGATGCCGTGGCCGGCTCGAACCGCACGGGGCGCACGCGCTGCGGGTAGTCGTCTTCGTGGCGGCCGTCGAGCCCGTGCGCGCGGATGAGCGGGCGAGCGCGCTTCGCGAGCCATTGCCGGTAGGGCTTGGGCGCCTCGGCGGCGGCGCCGGGGTAGAGGCCGCGGTACGACGACACCAGGTCGGGGCGCGCCTCACCGAGCCACTGGAAGAACCACGACTTCACGCCGGCGCGCAGATGCAGTGCGCCGTAGATCACCGTGCGGGCGCCAGCGGCCTTGATACGGGTCAGGGCGGCGTCGATCGCGGCGATGGAGTCGGTCAGGTGCGGCATGATCGGCATGAGGAAGACGGTCACCCGGAAACCGGCATCCGCCAGCGCCCGTACGGTGTCGAGCCGCGCCTGGGTCGTCGGTGCTCCCGGTTCGATCGCCTTCTGCAGTTCATCGTCGTACATCGCGATCGACATCTGCACGTCGACGGGCACGCGCTGGGCGGCCTTCACGAGCAGCGGGATGTCGCGCCGGATCAGGGTGCCCTTGGTGAGGATCGACATCGGAGTGCCCGATGCCGCGAGCGTCTCGATGATGCCGGGCATCAGCTTGTACCGGCCTTCCGCCCGCTGATACGGGTCGGTGTTGGTGCCGAGTGCCACGGTCTCGTGCTGCCAGCTGCCGCGGCGCAGCTCCTTCTCGAGCACCTCCACCACATTGACCTTCACCACGATCTGCGAGTCGAAGTCCGCCCCGCCGTCGAGGTCGAGGTACTCGTGCGTCCCGCGGGCGAAGCAGTAGGTGCAGGCATGACTGCAGCCACGGTAGGGGTTGATCGTCCACGCGAAGGGCATGCGCGACGCACCGGGCACGTGGTTGAGTGCGGACTTCGACAGCACTTCGTGGAACGTCATCCCGGCGAATTCCGGAGTGGTGACCGTGCGCAGCACGCTGCTGCGGTCTTCCAGTCCCGGCAGCGCAGCGGCATCGACGTCTCCGACCTTCTGCCCTTGCCACCGCATGAAGCAAGTCGAACAAAAAGACGAAGAATTGTCAACCCAGAATCGAAGCTAAGTACGAATCTGAATGCTCAGCCGAACGTCGCGTCCAGGGCGGCGCTCAGGTCGGCCAGGAGGTCGTCGGCATCCTCGAGTCCGACCGACAGGCGCAGGTGGCCGAACTTCCGGAAGGGTTCCGGGTAGGTGGCCACGCGGCCTCCTTCGGTGCCGGTGTGCACGATGAGGGAGTCGTCGTGTCCGAGCGAGAAGCCCGAGGTGATCAGTCGCAGGTTCGCCACGAACCGGTTCTGCACATCGGGCGACCCCTTCACGGCGAAGGCCATCATGCCGCCGAACCCTCGTCCGCCGAACTGACGCACGGCGAGATCGTGATCGGGGTGCGAGGGGAGTCCCGGATAGGCGATGTACTCCACGCGGGGGTCGGCATCGAGCATCTCGGCGACGCGCTCGGCCGAGGAGAAGTGCTGCCGCAGCCGCAGGGGGAGCGTCACGGTGCCGCGCTGGATCTGCCAGGCGTTGAAGGGCGAGATGATGCCGCCGACGTCGACCATCGCGTCGGCCTTGATGGGCTCGATGAGGTCGCGTCGTCCGGCGACCGAGCCGCCCATGGCATCGCCGTGTCCGTTGAGGTATTTGGTGAGCGAGTGCACGACCAGATCGGCGCCGTCCTGGATCGGGCGGTAGAACGGCGGCGGCGAGAAGGTGGAGTCCACCATCAGGAGGGCGTCGGCGTCGTGCGCGATCTCGGCGATGGCGGCCACATCGGCGACCTTGGTGGTCGGGTTCGCGATCGCCTCGATGCAGACGAGGCGGGTCTCGG
This window harbors:
- a CDS encoding YaeQ family protein, which produces MAIGSTIHTFDVQLADMDRGVYDDFSLRVARHPSETDAYMLTRILALGLEHTEGIVFGDGISSTEDPAVLVRDLTGKITAWIEVGAPDAERLHYGSRLAERTVVYTHRDPAKVMAPWAGKKIHRSDAIRVYSFDPGFIDAAVPLIARRNTLTLTVTEQVLFLDLNGTSSTTTIHEHELS
- a CDS encoding Rv2578c family radical SAM protein → MRWQGQKVGDVDAAALPGLEDRSSVLRTVTTPEFAGMTFHEVLSKSALNHVPGASRMPFAWTINPYRGCSHACTYCFARGTHEYLDLDGGADFDSQIVVKVNVVEVLEKELRRGSWQHETVALGTNTDPYQRAEGRYKLMPGIIETLAASGTPMSILTKGTLIRRDIPLLVKAAQRVPVDVQMSIAMYDDELQKAIEPGAPTTQARLDTVRALADAGFRVTVFLMPIMPHLTDSIAAIDAALTRIKAAGARTVIYGALHLRAGVKSWFFQWLGEARPDLVSSYRGLYPGAAAEAPKPYRQWLAKRARPLIRAHGLDGRHEDDYPQRVRPVRFEPATASAPAPQPMLF
- a CDS encoding aldose 1-epimerase family protein, with translation MSTASPTGTQIALQLGEVTAQIAQVGASLRSLRIGGVDLVPPYPLAQPTPACSGVVLAPWPNRVRDGRWDDEGTPRQLAITEPKLSNASHGLLRFTAYEIAQTESAVTLSATIVPQTGYPYLIETAVSYVLTADGIEVTHTLTNRSETSAPVALGTHPFVTIGDVDPHDLVLRVPAATQFETDDRMLPTGTAAAPQSLRDGVRLGDVTLDTGFTDLTRDADGLVRHSLTAPDGRRVTLWQGEGFDFVQVYTTPLYPGQSLAVAIEPMTAPADAFNSGLGVRRLAPDESWMLHWGIALD
- a CDS encoding DEAD/DEAH box helicase; its protein translation is MPKSKKPQGGRPARNFEPRYGANKTSFHDRHHGAPARDGARPERGGRSDAGERRSAPAAGGYDRRPGSRSAGHRGYRPAEAEGGAPKQRWSAQERAGRDEARSIRNRAESGRRDAPHHRDERPRTGGGSYDRGAQRPTGPGTYRDDRGGQRFGRDERPSSGGDQRRGFRDGDHRSGDSARRDDRGGQRFDRDARPRRDDRGAQARGYGDRPNRGAERSDRSFDADRARRSFDRDRTQRSFDGGRDERPRTGERSRPATGGAYRTERVRPLTSDTRGRPARNERPSRNDWNAAPSAPSRGVKFEQTEDVVHERLEAKSVQAVEVADVTFGDLGLGSNIVETLAGLGAAKPFAIQAASIPAVLEGRDVLARGRTGSGKTIAFGAPLVERVLQSQAGKRREFGRSPRAIILAPTRELALQIDRTIQPIARSVGLFTTQIYGGVPQGRQVGALKKGVDIVIGTPGRIEDLINQGKLDLSDCRIAVLDEADHMCELGFVEPVQRILRHTADGSQKLLFSATLDREVAALVDEFLVDPAVFEVAGEDQGSSTIEHRVLVIEHRDKADILTSLVDREGKTLVFARTRAYADMLAEQFDDAGIPAVSLHGDLNQAKRTRNLERLTSGRVNVLVATDVAARGIHVDDIDLVVQADAPDEYKTYLHRSGRTGRAGRMGRVVTLITRQRQRRMTELLDRAEIDAPFENARVNDDIIEEITGRVPTAAQLTS
- a CDS encoding trans-sulfuration enzyme family protein, with the translated sequence MSARPDRKDLLTLSDLSLAVHAGNQLDSTLALRTPLVMANSYQLPDDPSEISWSATAPGLYTRNTGVNQAALEQKLAALDGAEDAVALASGVAALHAVFFTHVQAGDHVVVSDVVYEATWRLWTELLPRRYGLDATFVDISDLDAVRAAMRPETRLVCIEAIANPTTKVADVAAIAEIAHDADALLMVDSTFSPPPFYRPIQDGADLVVHSLTKYLNGHGDAMGGSVAGRRDLIEPIKADAMVDVGGIISPFNAWQIQRGTVTLPLRLRQHFSSAERVAEMLDADPRVEYIAYPGLPSHPDHDLAVRQFGGRGFGGMMAFAVKGSPDVQNRFVANLRLITSGFSLGHDDSLIVHTGTEGGRVATYPEPFRKFGHLRLSVGLEDADDLLADLSAALDATFG